One Leisingera sp. M658 genomic window carries:
- a CDS encoding ABC transporter permease yields the protein MNAAAFRLAWRFALRELRGGLKGFRIFLACLALGVGVIAAIGSIRASIETGLSREGATILGGDAELNFTYRFANEDERAWVERNAVRYSEIAEFRSMATVGEERGLTQVKAVDGLYPLKGAMQLLPPIPLESALAGPKGLPGGVMDRVLADWLGLQPGDTFRLGTQDFTLTALIALEPDAAASGFELGPRTMVRTADLADSGLLEPGTLFDTKYRMQLPAGSDLTALQAEAEGLFETTGMRWRDARNGAPGISSFVERLGGFLVLVGLSGLAVGGVGVSAAVRAYLATKTATIATLRTLGAERQTIFLTYFLQIGALTLIGVGIGLVLGGLGPMLLGPLIAAQLPFPAVFSIYPSALAEAAIYGVLTAFIFALWPLARAERIRAASLFRDAFASQTRLPAPRYLLATALALGALVGLAAWFSGSAQLTLWTAGGLMGALMVLLVAALGIGFLARRGSGASRGRPALRWALSSIGSARDGAVPAVLALGLGLTVLAAIGQIDGNMRRAIAGNLPDVAPSYFFVDIQRSQMPGFLERVENDQAVTRVENAPMLRGVLTRINGQAATEVAGDHWVVRGDRGITYAAARPEATEVTAGKWWPEDYTGEPQISFAAEEAEELGLSLGDTLTLNILGRDITGTITSFRNVDFSTAGMGFVMVLNEAALAGAPHSFIATVYAEEQAEAAILRDLAREMPNITAIRMRDAIDRVSDILRQLAAATAYGAAATLLTGFLVLLGTAAAGEPARRYEAALLKTLGAPRKQILLSFALRSALLGAAAGLVALAAGIAGAWAINAYVFETSYAVIWPNALMVISGGVLTTLLAGLAFALRPLAAKPARILRARE from the coding sequence ATGAATGCTGCCGCCTTCCGCCTCGCCTGGCGTTTTGCCCTGCGCGAGCTGCGCGGAGGCCTGAAGGGGTTCCGCATTTTTCTGGCCTGTCTGGCGCTGGGAGTCGGGGTGATTGCTGCCATCGGTTCGATCCGGGCGTCGATCGAAACCGGGCTGTCGCGTGAAGGCGCGACCATTCTGGGCGGCGACGCCGAGCTGAACTTCACCTACCGCTTTGCCAATGAGGACGAGCGCGCCTGGGTGGAGAGAAACGCAGTGCGCTATTCCGAAATTGCCGAGTTCCGCTCGATGGCGACGGTGGGCGAGGAGCGCGGGCTGACCCAAGTGAAGGCGGTGGACGGGCTGTATCCGTTGAAGGGAGCGATGCAGCTTTTGCCACCGATCCCCTTGGAGTCCGCTTTGGCAGGCCCAAAGGGCCTGCCGGGCGGCGTTATGGACCGGGTACTGGCGGACTGGCTGGGATTGCAGCCGGGCGATACGTTCCGGCTGGGTACGCAGGATTTCACGCTGACAGCACTGATCGCACTGGAACCGGATGCCGCGGCCTCGGGCTTTGAACTGGGTCCGCGCACTATGGTGCGGACAGCGGATCTGGCGGACTCCGGACTGTTGGAGCCGGGCACGCTGTTTGATACCAAATACCGGATGCAGCTGCCTGCGGGCAGCGACCTGACCGCACTGCAGGCCGAGGCCGAAGGCCTGTTTGAAACCACCGGGATGCGCTGGCGCGATGCCAGGAACGGCGCGCCGGGGATATCCTCATTTGTGGAACGTCTCGGCGGGTTTCTGGTGCTGGTGGGCCTGTCCGGACTGGCAGTAGGCGGGGTTGGCGTTTCCGCCGCCGTGCGGGCCTATCTGGCGACCAAAACCGCCACCATCGCCACCCTGCGCACGCTGGGGGCGGAGCGGCAGACGATTTTCCTGACCTACTTTCTGCAGATCGGCGCGCTAACGCTGATCGGGGTGGGTATTGGCCTGGTTTTGGGCGGGTTGGGACCCATGCTGCTGGGGCCGCTGATTGCTGCACAGCTGCCGTTCCCGGCGGTGTTCTCGATCTATCCGTCCGCACTGGCCGAGGCCGCAATATACGGCGTGCTGACCGCCTTCATCTTTGCCCTATGGCCGCTGGCCCGGGCCGAGCGCATCCGCGCCGCCTCGCTGTTCCGGGACGCTTTTGCCAGCCAAACGCGGCTGCCTGCACCGCGATATCTGCTGGCGACCGCGCTGGCATTGGGGGCACTGGTGGGGCTGGCTGCCTGGTTCAGCGGCTCGGCGCAGCTGACGCTGTGGACAGCGGGCGGGCTGATGGGCGCGCTGATGGTGCTGCTGGTTGCGGCGCTTGGCATCGGTTTTCTCGCCCGCCGCGGTTCCGGTGCGTCGCGGGGGCGGCCTGCCCTTCGATGGGCGTTGTCGTCCATCGGAAGCGCCCGTGACGGCGCGGTGCCTGCGGTGCTGGCACTGGGTCTTGGCCTGACAGTACTGGCTGCCATCGGCCAGATCGACGGCAACATGCGCCGCGCTATTGCGGGCAACCTGCCGGATGTGGCGCCCAGTTATTTCTTTGTTGATATCCAGCGCAGCCAAATGCCCGGGTTCCTGGAGCGGGTCGAGAATGACCAGGCTGTGACCCGGGTAGAGAACGCGCCGATGCTGCGCGGGGTTCTGACCCGGATCAACGGCCAGGCGGCCACGGAAGTTGCCGGTGATCACTGGGTGGTACGCGGCGACCGCGGCATCACCTATGCCGCGGCCCGGCCTGAGGCGACGGAGGTGACTGCCGGCAAATGGTGGCCGGAGGATTATACCGGCGAACCGCAGATCAGCTTTGCCGCAGAAGAGGCGGAAGAACTGGGACTGTCCTTGGGCGACACGCTGACGCTGAACATTCTGGGCCGCGACATCACCGGCACCATCACCAGTTTCCGCAATGTGGATTTCTCCACCGCCGGCATGGGGTTTGTGATGGTGCTGAACGAGGCCGCACTGGCCGGCGCGCCGCATAGTTTCATCGCAACCGTCTATGCCGAAGAGCAGGCCGAGGCCGCAATCCTGCGCGATCTGGCCCGTGAGATGCCGAACATCACCGCGATCCGGATGCGCGACGCGATCGACCGGGTGTCGGACATCCTGCGCCAGCTGGCCGCCGCCACCGCCTATGGCGCCGCAGCAACGCTGCTGACCGGGTTTCTGGTGCTGCTGGGCACGGCGGCAGCTGGAGAGCCCGCGCGCCGGTATGAGGCGGCACTGCTGAAAACCCTGGGCGCGCCGCGCAAACAGATCCTGCTGAGCTTTGCCCTGCGATCCGCCTTGCTGGGCGCCGCCGCCGGGCTGGTGGCGCTGGCGGCGGGCATTGCCGGAGCCTGGGCGATCAATGCCTATGTGTTCGAGACCAGCTATGCGGTGATCTGGCCGAATGCGCTGATGGTGATTTCAGGCGGGGTGCTGACCACGCTGCTGGCCGGACTGGCCTTTGCCCTGCGCCCGCTGGCCGCCAAGCCCGCCCGCATCCTGCGCGCAAGGGAATAA
- a CDS encoding Rrf2 family transcriptional regulator yields MRITKRTNIAVRLLMYCAAHKDRLVTKAEIAECCNISENHLAQVINQLSQLGYLATQRGRNGGMNLGKPALEIRIGDVFRDVEGGLPMVECFADADNTCPLTDACRLKVALADAAQAFYTSLDDITLEALVCDNHDLLRILQPVSCGAR; encoded by the coding sequence ATGCGCATTACCAAAAGGACCAACATTGCCGTGCGGCTGCTGATGTATTGCGCCGCGCACAAAGACCGTCTGGTGACCAAGGCCGAGATTGCCGAATGCTGCAATATCTCGGAAAACCATCTGGCGCAGGTGATCAACCAGCTGAGCCAGCTTGGCTATCTGGCGACCCAGCGGGGGCGCAATGGCGGTATGAACCTGGGTAAGCCCGCATTGGAAATCCGGATCGGCGACGTGTTTCGCGATGTCGAAGGCGGCCTGCCGATGGTGGAGTGCTTTGCCGACGCGGACAATACCTGCCCGCTGACCGATGCCTGCCGTCTCAAGGTGGCGCTGGCAGATGCGGCACAGGCGTTTTATACTTCGCTTGATGACATCACGCTGGAGGCATTGGTGTGCGACAACCACGACCTGTTGCGCATTTTGCAGCCGGTCTCCTGCGGCGCCCGCTAA
- a CDS encoding ABC transporter ATP-binding protein, giving the protein MTNDNSPVLHLLDASLTLNSNTGPVEILHGISLDVRRGETLGLVGPSGSGKSSLLMLMGGLEQATGGTITALGQDLTAMDEDALARFRRNNMGVVFQSFHLIPTMTALENVATPLELAGHKDAFDRAQAELEAVGLGHRAGHFPAQMSGGEQQRVALARALAPRPAILLADEPTGNLDEANGEAVMDLLFGLRDRYGATLVMVTHAPELAARCDRVVRLRDGRVDDAAAREAAE; this is encoded by the coding sequence CGATAACAGCCCCGTTCTGCATCTCTTAGATGCGTCTTTGACCCTGAATAGCAATACCGGTCCGGTAGAGATTTTGCACGGCATATCGCTCGATGTGCGGCGGGGGGAGACGTTGGGGCTGGTGGGGCCGTCCGGGTCCGGCAAGTCCTCGCTTTTGATGCTGATGGGCGGGCTGGAGCAGGCCACCGGCGGCACGATCACCGCACTTGGCCAGGATCTGACGGCAATGGACGAGGACGCGCTGGCACGTTTCCGGCGCAACAACATGGGGGTGGTGTTCCAGAGCTTTCACCTGATCCCAACCATGACCGCTCTGGAAAATGTCGCCACGCCGCTGGAGCTGGCAGGCCACAAGGATGCCTTTGACCGTGCCCAGGCGGAACTGGAAGCGGTTGGCCTTGGCCATCGTGCCGGCCATTTCCCGGCGCAAATGTCGGGCGGTGAGCAGCAGCGCGTGGCCTTGGCGCGCGCCCTGGCGCCGCGGCCTGCGATCCTGTTGGCGGATGAACCCACCGGCAATCTGGATGAGGCCAACGGCGAGGCGGTAATGGATCTGCTGTTCGGTCTGCGCGACCGCTACGGCGCGACGCTGGTGATGGTCACCCATGCGCCGGAACTGGCGGCCCGCTGCGACCGGGTCGTCCGCTTGCGCGACGGGCGGGTGGATGACGCCGCCGCGCGCGAGGCCGCGGAATGA
- a CDS encoding DUF1801 domain-containing protein — MPPASRHARRHSIYIMPGYQDYGAILARLGKHKLGRSCLYVSKLADIDLEVLAELIRTGLKDLNAIWPVQPS, encoded by the coding sequence TTGCCACCGGCTTCTCGCCACGCAAGGCGCCATTCGATCTACATCATGCCGGGCTATCAGGACTACGGCGCTATCCTGGCGCGCCTGGGCAAACACAAGCTGGGCAGAAGCTGCCTTTATGTGAGCAAGCTGGCCGATATCGATCTGGAAGTCCTGGCTGAACTGATCCGCACCGGCCTGAAAGACCTCAACGCAATCTGGCCGGTGCAGCCAAGCTGA
- a CDS encoding DUF2254 domain-containing protein, with product MIEKALLHLGRIARQLWFRVVLISLFSLLALLLAPLAKPLLPDSLSADFGREAVLPVLTILASGMLAVTTFSLNVMVSAYRTAASMATPRVYRLLLEDTVTHRVLATFVGGFIYSLSAVILFRARYYTPEGALVVFGLTIIVVILIVGAILRWIDHLSSLGSMDHTLRLIENRTRASLRARMEKPCLGGLCARAEAKPGDAVDIPAAKSGFVRFAGLTRLNDLAEEAGTQITLARAPGEYILRGQPVAWATAGDNDFCKAASAAIDIGDVRSFDQDPSFGLSLLAETAQKALSPGVNDPGTAVEVMGRLERLLWENTPADETSDAREAAYPNVCIPPVTAQHLLACAFPPIARCGSDAPSVMRWMGKSLDALGEHPNPDMAKAAREMCRELKDGSWG from the coding sequence ATGATAGAAAAAGCGCTGCTGCACCTCGGCCGGATTGCACGGCAGCTCTGGTTCAGGGTTGTGCTGATTTCCCTGTTTTCCTTGCTGGCCCTGCTGCTCGCACCGCTGGCAAAACCGCTGCTGCCGGACAGCCTGAGCGCAGATTTCGGGCGCGAGGCGGTGCTGCCGGTGCTGACGATCCTGGCGTCGGGCATGCTGGCGGTCACCACCTTTTCGCTCAACGTCATGGTCAGCGCCTACCGCACCGCGGCGTCAATGGCGACGCCGCGGGTCTACCGGCTGCTGCTGGAAGACACCGTCACCCACCGGGTTCTGGCAACCTTTGTGGGCGGCTTCATCTATTCGCTGAGCGCGGTGATCCTGTTCCGGGCCCGCTATTATACGCCTGAAGGCGCGCTGGTGGTGTTCGGTCTGACGATCATCGTGGTGATCCTGATCGTCGGCGCCATCCTGCGCTGGATAGACCATCTGTCGAGCCTGGGCAGCATGGATCACACCCTGCGGCTGATCGAAAACCGCACCCGCGCCAGCCTGCGCGCGCGGATGGAAAAACCCTGTCTGGGCGGGCTGTGCGCACGTGCAGAGGCCAAACCCGGCGACGCCGTTGATATCCCCGCCGCCAAGAGCGGTTTTGTCCGCTTTGCCGGGCTGACCCGGTTGAACGATCTGGCTGAGGAAGCCGGCACGCAGATCACCCTGGCACGCGCGCCCGGCGAGTACATTCTGCGCGGCCAGCCGGTGGCCTGGGCTACCGCCGGGGATAATGACTTCTGCAAGGCGGCTTCAGCTGCGATCGACATCGGCGATGTACGCAGCTTTGATCAGGACCCGTCATTCGGCCTGTCGCTGCTGGCCGAGACCGCGCAAAAGGCACTGTCGCCCGGTGTCAATGATCCCGGCACCGCGGTTGAAGTCATGGGCCGGCTGGAACGGTTGCTGTGGGAGAACACGCCGGCGGATGAGACCAGTGACGCCCGCGAGGCTGCCTACCCCAATGTCTGCATCCCGCCGGTCACCGCACAGCATCTGCTGGCCTGCGCCTTTCCCCCGATTGCCCGCTGCGGCAGTGATGCCCCATCAGTCATGCGCTGGATGGGAAAATCCCTAGACGCGCTTGGCGAGCATCCGAACCCGGATATGGCCAAAGCCGCCAGGGAAATGTGCCGGGAACTGAAGGATGGCAGCTGGGGCTGA
- a CDS encoding MBL fold metallo-hydrolase yields the protein MTVSLSRRAALAGAAALPLAATATPLLAGAHGGRAEVPIAHTFKLGEKPVTTLLDASSLRDGPKPLFGAAASDAEFAEVSAENFVSAETLQFYFTPTLVDTGAELVLFDTGLGAGGIAKALAAAGVTPDQINVVVITHMHPDHIGGLMTDGTPTFANARYIMGSAEYNFWSQMEAGNRVGDLVASNVTPLAEKTTFIDDGASVAPGITAMASFGHTPGHMGFMLESGNRQLLLTADLANHYVYSFARPDWAFSFDADAEAASASRRRVLGMLAADKVPMIGYHMPFPAAGFVETRGEGFRYVPVSYQLMG from the coding sequence ATGACTGTTTCCCTGTCCCGCCGTGCAGCCCTGGCCGGTGCCGCCGCCCTGCCCCTTGCCGCTACCGCAACACCGCTTCTGGCCGGCGCCCACGGCGGCCGCGCCGAAGTACCCATTGCCCATACATTCAAGCTGGGCGAGAAGCCGGTCACCACGCTGCTGGATGCCTCATCCTTGCGTGACGGACCGAAACCGCTGTTTGGCGCGGCGGCCAGCGATGCGGAGTTTGCCGAAGTTTCTGCTGAGAACTTCGTCTCAGCAGAAACACTGCAATTCTACTTCACGCCTACGCTGGTGGATACCGGGGCAGAGCTGGTGCTGTTTGATACCGGGCTTGGCGCAGGCGGTATTGCCAAGGCGCTGGCCGCAGCCGGAGTCACCCCGGACCAGATCAATGTGGTTGTGATCACCCATATGCACCCGGACCACATAGGCGGGCTGATGACAGACGGTACGCCCACCTTTGCCAATGCCCGCTATATCATGGGATCTGCCGAGTATAATTTCTGGTCCCAGATGGAGGCAGGCAACCGGGTTGGTGATCTGGTAGCCAGCAATGTGACGCCGCTGGCAGAGAAAACCACATTCATTGACGACGGCGCCAGCGTGGCGCCGGGGATCACTGCGATGGCAAGCTTTGGCCACACGCCGGGGCATATGGGCTTCATGCTGGAAAGCGGCAACCGGCAGCTGTTGCTGACGGCGGATCTGGCCAATCATTATGTCTACAGCTTTGCCCGGCCCGACTGGGCGTTCAGTTTTGATGCCGATGCAGAGGCCGCCAGCGCGTCGCGCCGGCGGGTGCTGGGGATGCTGGCTGCCGACAAGGTGCCGATGATCGGATATCACATGCCCTTCCCCGCCGCCGGTTTTGTCGAGACACGCGGCGAGGGCTTTCGCTATGTGCCGGTCAGTTATCAGCTGATGGGCTGA
- the gltX gene encoding glutamate--tRNA ligase, whose translation MTTTRFAPSPTGYIHVGNLRTALMNYLIARKAGGTFILRIDDTDPERSKEEYVDAIKQDLEWLGLTWDKVERQSERLDRYVAAADKLREIGRFYEAFETPVELDLKRKKQLNMGKPPVYDRAALALSEDEKAALRAERGDGVWRFKLDHQRIEWTDGILGDISIDAASVSDPVLIRGDGQFLYTLASVVDDTEMGVTNVVRGSDHVTNTATQIQIIEALGGTVPSFAHHSLLTGPQGEALSKRLGTLALRDLREAGVQPMALLSLMARLGSSDPVELRSELAELIDGFDINRFGAAPTKFDVEDLYPLTARHLQSLPLEAVQSHVDALGVPAAKQAAFWDVAKENITTLKDLAGWWELCRDGAEPLIADEDKEFIAEAMALLPEGPYDSESWKTWTTAVKEATGRKGKGLFMPLRKAVTGMERGPDMSALLALMETVRARG comes from the coding sequence ATGACCACCACCCGTTTTGCCCCGTCGCCGACCGGCTATATCCACGTCGGCAACCTGCGCACCGCGCTGATGAACTACCTGATCGCCCGCAAGGCTGGCGGCACTTTCATCCTGCGCATCGACGACACCGACCCTGAGCGGTCCAAGGAAGAATACGTCGATGCCATCAAGCAGGACCTGGAATGGCTGGGCCTGACCTGGGACAAGGTGGAGCGCCAGTCCGAGCGTCTCGACCGCTATGTCGCAGCTGCGGACAAACTGCGCGAGATCGGCCGTTTCTACGAGGCGTTCGAGACTCCGGTCGAGCTGGACCTGAAGCGCAAGAAACAGCTGAACATGGGCAAACCGCCGGTTTATGACCGCGCTGCGCTGGCATTGTCAGAGGACGAAAAAGCGGCCCTGCGCGCCGAGCGTGGCGATGGCGTCTGGCGCTTCAAGCTGGATCACCAGCGCATTGAATGGACCGACGGCATCCTCGGCGATATCTCCATTGACGCGGCTTCGGTCTCGGACCCGGTGCTGATCCGCGGCGACGGTCAGTTCCTCTACACGCTGGCCTCGGTTGTGGACGACACCGAAATGGGCGTGACCAATGTGGTGCGCGGCTCGGACCATGTGACCAACACTGCCACCCAGATCCAGATCATCGAAGCGCTGGGCGGTACCGTACCGTCCTTTGCGCACCATTCGCTGCTGACCGGCCCGCAGGGCGAGGCGCTGTCCAAGCGTCTCGGTACGCTTGCCCTGCGCGACCTGCGCGAAGCGGGCGTGCAGCCGATGGCGCTGCTGTCCTTGATGGCGCGGTTGGGCTCTTCCGACCCGGTGGAGCTGCGTTCGGAATTGGCCGAGCTGATCGATGGCTTCGACATCAACCGCTTTGGGGCAGCCCCTACCAAATTCGATGTCGAGGATCTCTATCCGCTGACCGCCCGCCACCTGCAGTCGCTGCCGCTGGAGGCGGTGCAAAGCCATGTAGACGCACTGGGCGTGCCTGCCGCGAAACAGGCGGCCTTCTGGGATGTGGCCAAGGAAAACATCACCACGCTGAAGGATCTGGCGGGCTGGTGGGAGCTGTGCCGCGATGGTGCCGAGCCGTTGATAGCCGACGAGGACAAGGAGTTCATCGCCGAAGCGATGGCGCTGCTGCCGGAAGGCCCGTATGACAGTGAAAGCTGGAAGACCTGGACCACCGCTGTGAAAGAGGCAACAGGCCGCAAGGGCAAAGGTCTGTTCATGCCGCTGCGCAAGGCGGTCACCGGCATGGAGCGCGGCCCGGACATGTCGGCGCTTCTGGCGCTGATGGAAACGGTCCGCGCCCGCGGCTGA
- a CDS encoding FAD-binding oxidoreductase, with the protein MPGPKLPHFQSDLALPKAVDAVVIGGGIIGAATALELAERGHSVLLCEKGQIAAEQSSRNWGWVRMSCRDPREIPLMAEALRLWEGLAERTGKETGFTCSGILYTAETAMREAQLERWLRNLDNWGQNARMIRSDQIEQLMPGHQTKTRSALLTPIDGRAEPQLATHAIATAAQAAGAKVMTECAVRSVETAAGRISGVMTERGRVACSTVVVAGGAWSRLFLGNAGINLPQLKVLNSVLRTSPVQGGPETAIRAASLGLRKRADGGYTVADAHENIVDIVPDSFRLGWKFLPSYRQEWRALQFRLSDRWREEAAQARRWQPNQTTPFELCRVLDPAPSQKALKSGWSTAQKAFPVLQGADVVQSWGGLIDVTPDAIPVISQADGLPGLFVATGFSGHGFGIGPAAGKLAADLVTGDAPVVDPHAFRLSRFTDGSRYGPQTGY; encoded by the coding sequence ATGCCCGGACCAAAGCTGCCTCACTTTCAATCCGATCTGGCCTTGCCCAAGGCCGTTGACGCCGTTGTGATCGGCGGTGGTATCATTGGCGCAGCGACGGCTTTGGAACTGGCTGAACGCGGACATTCCGTGCTGTTGTGCGAAAAAGGCCAGATTGCAGCAGAGCAAAGCTCGCGCAACTGGGGGTGGGTGCGGATGTCCTGCCGCGATCCCCGCGAAATTCCGCTGATGGCCGAGGCGCTCAGGCTCTGGGAAGGGCTGGCCGAACGCACCGGCAAGGAAACCGGCTTTACCTGCTCCGGCATCCTCTACACTGCGGAAACCGCCATGCGCGAGGCACAGCTGGAGCGCTGGCTGCGCAATCTTGACAACTGGGGGCAGAACGCCCGTATGATCCGCAGTGACCAGATCGAGCAGCTGATGCCGGGCCATCAGACCAAGACCCGCAGCGCGCTGCTGACGCCGATAGACGGGCGGGCGGAGCCGCAATTGGCCACCCATGCCATCGCCACCGCAGCGCAGGCGGCAGGTGCCAAGGTGATGACCGAATGTGCCGTGCGCAGCGTTGAAACCGCTGCAGGCCGCATCAGCGGCGTGATGACCGAACGCGGACGCGTTGCCTGTTCCACCGTGGTGGTGGCAGGCGGTGCCTGGTCGCGGCTGTTCCTGGGCAATGCCGGTATCAACCTGCCGCAGCTTAAGGTTCTGAACTCGGTCCTGCGCACTTCGCCGGTGCAAGGCGGGCCGGAAACAGCCATCCGTGCCGCCAGCCTTGGCCTGCGCAAGCGCGCGGACGGCGGCTACACCGTGGCCGATGCTCATGAAAACATTGTCGATATCGTGCCCGACAGTTTCCGGCTGGGTTGGAAATTCCTGCCCAGCTACCGCCAGGAATGGCGTGCGCTGCAATTTCGCCTGTCAGACCGCTGGCGCGAGGAGGCGGCGCAGGCCCGCCGCTGGCAGCCGAACCAGACCACCCCGTTTGAATTGTGCCGGGTGCTGGACCCTGCGCCGTCGCAAAAGGCGCTGAAAAGCGGCTGGTCAACGGCGCAAAAGGCATTCCCAGTGCTGCAAGGCGCCGATGTGGTGCAAAGCTGGGGCGGGCTGATCGATGTCACTCCGGATGCGATCCCGGTGATCTCGCAGGCCGACGGGCTGCCGGGGCTGTTTGTTGCCACCGGCTTCTCCGGCCACGGCTTTGGCATTGGACCGGCGGCAGGCAAACTGGCCGCCGATCTGGTGACCGGCGACGCCCCCGTGGTGGATCCGCACGCCTTCCGCCTGTCGCGGTTTACGGACGGCAGCAGATACGGGCCGCAAACCGGCTATTGA
- a CDS encoding gamma-glutamylcyclotransferase family protein, with the protein MTGPYFFGYGSLVNTATHDYGGARPARLRGWRRAWVHTGLREVAFLSAVPCADSVIDGLIAEVPGADWAALDEREFAYERLPASDRVQHSLGGAPEISVYAVAAEQQNGATDKHPILLSYLDVVLQGYLQVFGEAGLHGFAATTDGWDAPVLNDRAAPRYPRHQPVSAAERKLFDELIDSTGARRIDSGS; encoded by the coding sequence ATGACAGGCCCTTATTTCTTTGGCTACGGCAGCCTGGTGAACACGGCAACGCATGACTATGGCGGCGCCCGGCCTGCCCGGCTGCGGGGGTGGCGCCGCGCCTGGGTGCATACTGGCCTGCGCGAGGTGGCGTTCCTGTCGGCGGTCCCTTGCGCGGACAGCGTGATTGACGGGCTGATCGCCGAGGTGCCCGGGGCCGACTGGGCTGCGCTGGATGAACGGGAATTTGCCTATGAACGGCTGCCCGCATCAGACAGGGTCCAGCATAGCCTGGGCGGGGCGCCGGAGATTTCCGTCTATGCCGTGGCAGCGGAACAGCAAAACGGCGCCACGGATAAGCATCCCATCCTGCTCAGCTATCTGGATGTGGTGCTGCAGGGCTATTTGCAGGTCTTTGGCGAGGCAGGATTGCACGGCTTTGCTGCCACCACCGATGGCTGGGACGCCCCGGTTCTGAACGACCGCGCCGCGCCGCGCTATCCGCGCCACCAGCCGGTTTCAGCAGCCGAGCGCAAATTGTTTGATGAACTGATCGACAGTACAGGTGCCCGCCGGATAGACTCAGGATCATGA